In Pseudomonas nunensis, a single window of DNA contains:
- the ftsB gene encoding cell division protein FtsB codes for MRSPNWLFLVLLLLLAGLQYRLWVGNGSLAQVAELTQQIADQHAENEGLLERNRVMDAEVSELKKGMETVEERARHELGMVKDGETLYQLAQ; via the coding sequence ATGCGCAGTCCCAATTGGTTGTTCCTCGTCTTGCTCCTGCTGCTGGCTGGCCTGCAGTACCGCCTGTGGGTGGGAAATGGCAGTCTGGCGCAAGTGGCCGAGCTGACTCAGCAGATTGCGGATCAACACGCCGAGAACGAAGGTTTACTCGAGCGCAATCGGGTGATGGACGCTGAAGTCAGTGAGTTGAAAAAAGGCATGGAGACCGTTGAAGAGCGGGCTCGTCATGAGTTGGGCATGGTCAAGGACGGTGAAACCCTTTACCAGTTGGCTCAATGA
- the eno gene encoding phosphopyruvate hydratase produces MAKIVDIKGREVLDSRGNPTVEADVLLDNGIIGSACAPSGASTGSREALELRDGDKSRYLGKGVLKAVANINGPIRDLLLGKDPSDQKALDHAMIKLDGTENKGSLGANAILAVSLAAAKAAAQDQDLPLYAHIANLNGTPGVYSMPVPMMNIINGGEHADNNVDIQEFMVQPVGAKSFSEGLRMGTEIFHHLKAVLKARGLSTAVGDEGGFAPNLASNEDALKVISEAVANAGYKLGTDVTLALDCAASEFYEDGKYNLSGEGHVFTSEGFADYLKGLTERYPIISIEDGLDESDWAGWKVLTDKIGEKIQLVGDDLFVTNTKILKEGIDKKIANSILIKFNQIGTLTETLEAIQMAKAAGYTAVISHRSGETEDSTIADLAVGTAAGQIKTGSLCRSDRVSKYNQLLRIEEQLNGKAKYNGRSEFRG; encoded by the coding sequence TCGGCAGCGCTTGCGCGCCGTCCGGTGCTTCCACTGGCTCGCGTGAAGCACTCGAGCTGCGTGATGGCGACAAAAGCCGTTACCTGGGCAAGGGCGTACTCAAAGCCGTAGCCAACATCAACGGTCCGATTCGCGACCTGCTGTTGGGTAAAGACCCAAGCGACCAGAAAGCCCTCGATCACGCGATGATCAAGCTCGACGGTACTGAAAACAAAGGTTCCCTGGGCGCCAACGCGATCCTCGCCGTTTCCCTGGCCGCGGCCAAGGCAGCAGCACAGGACCAGGACCTGCCGCTGTACGCTCACATCGCCAACCTGAATGGCACTCCGGGTGTCTACTCGATGCCGGTTCCGATGATGAACATCATCAACGGTGGCGAGCACGCCGATAACAACGTCGACATCCAGGAATTCATGGTTCAGCCGGTTGGCGCCAAGTCTTTCTCGGAAGGTCTGCGCATGGGCACCGAGATTTTCCATCACCTCAAAGCTGTGCTGAAGGCCCGTGGCCTGAGCACTGCGGTCGGTGACGAAGGTGGTTTCGCACCCAACCTGGCCTCCAACGAAGACGCTTTGAAAGTGATCTCCGAAGCTGTGGCCAACGCCGGTTACAAGCTGGGCACCGACGTGACCCTGGCACTGGACTGCGCGGCCAGCGAATTCTACGAAGACGGTAAATACAACCTGTCCGGTGAAGGCCACGTGTTCACCTCGGAAGGTTTTGCTGACTATCTCAAAGGTCTGACCGAACGTTACCCGATCATCTCCATCGAAGATGGCCTGGACGAGTCCGACTGGGCTGGCTGGAAAGTCCTCACCGACAAGATCGGCGAGAAAATCCAACTGGTGGGCGACGACCTGTTCGTGACCAACACCAAGATCCTGAAAGAAGGCATCGATAAAAAGATCGCCAACTCGATCCTGATCAAGTTCAACCAGATCGGCACCCTGACCGAAACCCTGGAAGCCATCCAGATGGCCAAGGCCGCTGGTTACACCGCCGTCATCTCGCACCGCTCCGGCGAAACCGAAGATTCGACCATTGCCGACCTGGCTGTGGGCACCGCGGCTGGCCAGATCAAAACCGGCTCCCTGTGCCGTTCCGATCGCGTTTCCAAGTACAACCAACTGCTGCGTATCGAAGAGCAGTTGAACGGCAAAGCCAAGTACAACGGTCGCAGCGAGTTCCGCGGCTGA
- the ispD gene encoding 2-C-methyl-D-erythritol 4-phosphate cytidylyltransferase, whose protein sequence is MIQSLPAFWAVIPAAGVGARMAADRPKQYLQLGGRTILEHSLGCFLDHPALKGLVVSLAIDDPYWPNLACASDPRIQRVEGGAERSGSVLNALLHLHALGADDEDWVLVHDAARPNLARDDLDKLLSELADDPVGGLLAVPARDTLKRIDKHGRVVETVDRSVIWQAYTPQMFRLGALHRALADSLVADAVITDEASAMEWSGLAPRLIEGRSDNLKVTRPEDLEWLRQRWANRR, encoded by the coding sequence ATGATCCAGTCGTTACCGGCCTTCTGGGCCGTAATTCCTGCCGCGGGCGTCGGTGCCCGTATGGCCGCGGACCGTCCCAAGCAATACTTGCAACTGGGCGGGCGCACTATTCTCGAACACAGCCTCGGCTGTTTCCTTGATCATCCTGCCCTGAAGGGGTTGGTGGTCAGTCTTGCGATTGATGATCCTTATTGGCCGAACCTGGCCTGTGCCTCCGACCCTCGCATTCAGCGGGTAGAGGGTGGTGCCGAGCGTTCCGGGTCGGTGCTCAACGCGTTGCTGCATTTGCATGCGCTGGGTGCTGATGATGAGGATTGGGTGTTGGTGCATGACGCTGCTCGACCGAATCTGGCCCGGGACGATCTCGATAAGTTACTGAGTGAATTGGCGGACGATCCGGTCGGCGGACTGCTGGCAGTGCCGGCACGCGATACCTTGAAGCGGATTGATAAGCACGGTCGTGTGGTTGAAACCGTGGATCGCAGCGTGATCTGGCAAGCCTATACGCCGCAGATGTTTCGTCTCGGCGCGTTGCATCGGGCATTGGCTGATAGTCTGGTGGCCGATGCAGTGATCACTGATGAAGCGTCGGCGATGGAATGGTCAGGTTTGGCGCCGCGCTTGATTGAAGGTCGGTCGGATAATCTGAAGGTCACCCGCCCCGAAGATCTGGAGTGGTTGCGTCAGCGTTGGGCTAACCGGCGCTGA
- a CDS encoding LysR substrate-binding domain-containing protein — MSENRWEGIDEFVAVAECSQFTAAAERLGVSSSHVSRQIVRLEERLQTRLLYRSTRRVTLTEAGQTFLQHCQRLQDGREEALRAVGDLTSEPKGMLRMTCAVAYGERFIVPLVTRFMGLYPQLRIDIELSNRQLDLVHEGLDLAIRLGRLQDSRLVATRLAPRRMYLCASPSYVERYGRPHSLSELSRHNCLIGSSDLWQLEQNGREFSQRVQGNWRCNSGQAVLDAALQGVGLCQLPDYYVLEHLKSGALISLLDAHQPPNTAVWALYPQQRHLSPKVRKLVDFLKEGLAERPEYRV, encoded by the coding sequence ATGTCGGAAAACCGCTGGGAAGGGATCGACGAATTTGTCGCCGTCGCCGAATGCAGCCAATTCACCGCTGCGGCTGAACGCCTAGGGGTTTCTTCCTCGCATGTCAGTCGACAAATCGTACGCCTGGAAGAACGACTTCAGACGCGCCTGCTGTATCGCAGCACCCGTCGGGTCACGCTGACCGAGGCCGGGCAAACATTCCTGCAACATTGCCAGCGTCTACAGGATGGTCGCGAAGAAGCGTTGCGCGCGGTCGGTGATCTCACCAGCGAACCCAAAGGCATGCTGCGCATGACCTGCGCCGTGGCTTACGGCGAGCGCTTTATCGTGCCGCTGGTAACCCGCTTCATGGGGCTTTACCCGCAATTGCGGATCGACATCGAGCTGAGCAATCGCCAACTCGATCTGGTGCATGAAGGCCTGGACCTGGCGATCCGTCTTGGTCGCCTGCAGGACTCACGACTGGTGGCGACACGCCTGGCACCGCGACGCATGTATTTGTGCGCCTCCCCGTCCTACGTGGAACGGTACGGTCGGCCACACAGCTTGTCGGAATTGAGTCGGCACAACTGCCTCATCGGCAGTTCGGACCTGTGGCAACTGGAACAGAACGGGCGGGAGTTTTCCCAGCGGGTGCAGGGAAACTGGCGTTGCAACAGTGGGCAAGCAGTATTGGATGCGGCGCTGCAAGGGGTGGGGTTGTGTCAGTTGCCGGACTATTACGTGCTGGAGCATCTGAAAAGCGGAGCATTGATTTCGCTGCTCGATGCGCATCAACCGCCGAATACGGCAGTGTGGGCGCTGTATCCGCAGCAGCGGCATCTGTCGCCGAAGGTGCGCAAGTTGGTGGATTTTTTGAAGGAGGGATTGGCTGAGCGACCGGAGTATCGGGTTTGA
- a CDS encoding S-(hydroxymethyl)glutathione dehydrogenase/class III alcohol dehydrogenase, with protein sequence MIKSRAAVAFEAKKPLEIVEVDVAMPKAGEVLLRVVASGVCHTDAYTLSGADPEGIFPSILGHEGGAVVEAIGEGVTSVAVGDHVIPLYTPECRQCKFCLSGKTNLCQAIRATQGKGLMPDGTSRFSYKGQPIFHYMGTSTFSEYTVLPEISVAKIPKEAPLEKVCLLGCGVTTGIGAVLNTAKVKPGDTVAIFGLGGIGLSAVIGAAKAKAARIIAIDINPAKFEIAKQLGATECVNPKDFDRPIQEVIVDMTDGGVDFSFECIGNVQLMRAALECCHKGWGESVIIGVAGAGQEISTRPFQLVTGRVWRGSAFGGVRGRTELPSYVEMAETGEIPLDTFITHTMGLEDINKAFDLMHEGKSIRSVIHF encoded by the coding sequence ATGATTAAGTCGCGCGCCGCCGTTGCCTTCGAGGCCAAGAAACCCCTCGAGATCGTTGAAGTCGATGTCGCCATGCCGAAGGCCGGTGAAGTCCTGCTGCGCGTGGTGGCTTCCGGTGTTTGCCACACCGACGCCTACACCTTGTCCGGCGCCGACCCGGAAGGCATCTTCCCGTCGATCCTCGGTCACGAAGGTGGCGCGGTGGTCGAAGCCATCGGCGAAGGCGTGACCTCGGTGGCCGTCGGCGATCACGTAATCCCGCTGTACACCCCGGAATGCCGCCAGTGCAAATTCTGCCTGTCGGGTAAAACCAACCTTTGCCAGGCCATTCGTGCTACCCAAGGCAAAGGCCTGATGCCGGATGGCACTTCGCGTTTTTCCTACAAGGGCCAGCCGATTTTCCACTACATGGGCACCTCGACGTTCTCCGAGTACACCGTGTTGCCGGAAATCTCCGTCGCCAAGATCCCAAAGGAAGCGCCGCTGGAAAAAGTCTGCCTGCTGGGCTGTGGTGTCACCACCGGCATCGGCGCGGTGCTGAATACCGCCAAAGTAAAACCGGGTGACACCGTCGCGATCTTCGGCCTCGGCGGTATCGGTTTGTCAGCGGTAATCGGTGCAGCGAAAGCCAAGGCTGCGCGCATCATTGCTATCGACATCAACCCGGCCAAGTTCGAGATCGCCAAGCAACTGGGTGCAACCGAGTGCGTTAACCCGAAAGATTTCGATCGTCCGATCCAGGAAGTCATCGTCGACATGACCGATGGCGGCGTCGACTTTTCCTTCGAGTGCATCGGCAACGTGCAATTGATGCGCGCGGCCCTTGAGTGCTGCCACAAGGGTTGGGGCGAGTCGGTGATCATCGGTGTGGCCGGTGCTGGCCAGGAAATCTCGACCCGTCCGTTCCAGCTGGTGACCGGTCGCGTCTGGCGCGGTTCGGCGTTTGGCGGCGTGCGCGGGCGTACCGAGTTGCCAAGCTACGTTGAAATGGCCGAAACCGGCGAGATCCCGCTGGATACTTTCATTACCCACACCATGGGCCTGGAAGATATCAACAAGGCGTTTGACCTGATGCATGAAGGCAAGAGCATCCGTTCCGTCATCCATTTCTGA